The sequence below is a genomic window from Dyadobacter chenwenxiniae.
CAACGCGGTCAGCATCTGGATCCGTTCCTAAAACGAGATCTGCATCGATTTCCTTAGCTTTTTCAACGGCTTTGGACATGGCTTCGCTCTCTTCCGGATTTGGATAAACAACCGTCGGGAATTGTCCGTTGCCTTTGGGTTCAGCCTGCTCTTCGATCACAGTGACCGCCTCGAAGCCCATTTTAGCCAAAAGCGCGGGGACCAATGTTACACCTGTTCCGTGCAAAGGCGTATAAACAATTTTCAGGCCTTTCTGACGCTCCAAAGCTCCTTTCGAAATGGAAAGGGACAGAATATGATCCATGTATTTTTCGTCCACGTCCGCACCGATCTTAATGATCTTTGATGCATCCCCATCAAATTTCACTTCATCAATGGATGCGATCGCATTCACCTCATTGATAATGTTGACATCGTGCGGCGCAACCACCTGAGAACCATCATCCCAATACGCTTTATAGCCGTTATATTCTTTTGGATTATGTGAAGCCGTTACAACCACACCGCTTTTGCAGCCGAGCAAACGGATAGCGAACGAAAGCTCAGGTGTAGGACGAAGCGCTTCAAATAGGTAAACAGTGATGCCGTTTGCAGAAAAAATGTCAGCTATAATCTTGGCAAATTCATCCGATTTAATGCGACTGTCGTAAGCAATAGCCACTTTTATCTCTTCGCCTGGGAAAGCCTGATTCAAATAATTGGCCAAACCCTGCGTCGCAGTGCCGACTGTGTAGCGGTTCATGCGGTTGGAACCTATACCGATAAGGCCCCGCAGCCCTCCCGTTCCGAATTCCAGGTCTTTATAAAATGCGTCTGTCAGTTCAGTATCGTTTCCTTCATCGATTAGTTGTTGAATGGATTGTTTGGTATCGATATCATAATCACCGTTGAGCCAGCTGCTTACTTTGGTCATTACACTGGGTTCCAATTTTGCAGTCATAATTTGATTAATGGAATTATTTGAAAAATATACGTTATGAATTGTTGAGTTACTTACTGATTTCCAACTCTTCTTTTTCGGGTTGCTTTGCAGTTTCCTTGGCGGTTTTGTGGATCAGCTCGGCAACCAGTCCCGTCCAGCCCGTCTGATGGCTCGCGCCGCAACCTCGGCCATTATCCCCATGGAAATATTCATAGAACAGAATATGTTCGTTGAAATTCGGGTCCTTCTGCATTTTCTGATCAATCCCGTACACGGCCCTGTTTCCATCCGCATCCTTCTTAAAGATATCAATCAAGCGACATGCAATAGCCACGGCAGCTTCTTTAATCGTTGCTAAATTTCCGGAATTTGTTGGATATTCTACCATAAAATCCTCACCATAATAAGCGTGGAATTTCATGAGGGAGTCAAAAATAAGGTAATTCAGCGGGAACCAGATTGGGCCGCGCCAGTTGGAATTCCCCCCCATAATGTCGGTAAGTGCTTCTGCCGGTGTATAATCTACCTGCAACACCTCGCCATTGATGTAGAATTTATAAGGATTTTCCTCATGGTATTTAGACAGCGCCCTCACACCATAATCGGAAAGGAATTCATTTTCATCCAGCATTCGTTTCATGATCATTTTCATCCGGTGACCGCGCAGGATTGACAGCAACCTGTTCTCCCCTTTTCCGGACTCAAACCAGCGCGATATTAATCTCGCCAGATCGGGCCGGTTCGCCAGGACCCACTCGACGCGCCGCTTGAAAACAGGCATTTTATCCAGGTTCTGCGGATCGAGGATTTCCACGGCAAAAAGTGGAATAAGGCCAACTATCGACCTGACTTTCAACAGGATACTTTGGCCATTCGGAATGTGGATCACATCATAGTAAAACTGATCTTCCTCATCCCAAAGACTTATGGAAGAATTTTTCCCACCAATGGACTCCATAGCACCCGCAATGTGCAGGAAATGCTCGAAGAATTTGGACGCCATATCCTGGTAAACCGGATGTACGAGGGCGATCTCAACCGAAATGCGCAACATATTCAGTGTGTACATCGCCATCCAGCCCGTTGCGTCGGCTTGTTGCAGTTTTCCACCAAAAGGCATCGGGGTTGAACGGTCAAAAACGCCGATGTTATCCAGACCTAGGAACCCGCCACTGAAAATGTTGTTCCCCGTATCGTCCTTCTGATTTACCCACCACGTGAAGTTCAGAAGCAGCTTATGAAATATTTTTTCAAGAAATTCAATGTCGCCTACGCCATTATTCTGCTCACGGTCAATCTCATATACTTTCCAAGTAGCCCAGCCATGAACCGGCGGATTGACGTCGGAGAAATTCCACTCGTAAGCCGGAATCTGCCCGTTCGGGTGCATATAATATTCCCGAAGCAGTATTTCGAGTTGTCTTTTGGCAAAATCCGCATCCACGCGTGCCAGCGGAACGCAGTGAAAAGCCAGATCCCAGGCCGCAAACCAGGGATACTCCCACTTATCGGGCATCGATATAATGTTGGCCGCATACAAATGCTTCCACCCGGAATTTCGGCCCCATTTCCGACCCTGATTAGGCCCTGGCTGAGCAGGATCGCCTTTCAGCCATTCATACACATTGTAATAATAAAATTGCTTGCTCCATAACATGCCTGCATACGCCTGGCGCTGGATGGATCGCAAATCCGCATCTGCCACATCGCGCTGCAAATCGTCGTAGAATTCGTCCGCTTCTCTGATTCTTTTGGCAAAAAGATCTTCAAACCCGCCAAATGGCTCTGATATAGAGTGATTCACAAACCTTAGCCTGAATGTCGTGCTTTCGCCAGCCTTAATGGTGCGCGTAAAGCGGGCCGAAGCCTTTGTGCCAATGCTGTTCGGGTTAACCGTAGTCGTCTTTTTATTGCTTACGATATAGTCGTTGATCCCGTCTTTCGGATAGGCCGTGTTATTTGCAGTGCCGTAGAGTTTTTTGAAGTTTGTTTCATTTTCACAAAACAGCAGTTCGTCTGCGCCGTCCAGATAAAGGTTGTATTTCCCATGTTTCCTGTGGGTAACCTCTATCAAACGGTTCGAAATGCCGTTCATAATCGGCTTGTAATTGAAAGCCTCATATCCCCACGACCAGGTATTTCGGAACATGATCGTTGGCAGGACGGTGATGGGAGCATCTTTGGCGCCGCGATTAAAAACCGTCACCTTCATCATAATGTCCTCCTCGTCCGCTTTGGCATGCTCAATAAAAATATCGAAATATTCGTCATTCTCGAACACGCCCGTATCCATGATCTCATATTCCGGATCTTCCTTGCCCCGGCGGCCGTTTTCCTGGCGCAGCTTTTCGTAGGGAAATGGGTTTTGCGGATATTTATACAACATTTTGGTGTAGGAATGCGTCGGCGTGCTATCCAGGTAATAGTACATTTCCTTTACATCCTCCCCATGGTTAGACTCCCGGTTTGTGAGACCAAAAATCCTTTCTTTCAGAATTTTATCATTATGATTCCAAAATCCGAAAGAGAAGCATATATGTTGTTTATTGTCTGAAAATCCGCCAATGCCATCTTCGCCCCAGCGATAGGCCTTGGATAGCGCCATTTCATGCGTAATGTAATTCCAGGCGTCTCCGTTTCCGCTATAATCCTCACGAACCGTTCCCCACTGGCGTTCAGACAAATAAGGTCCCCACTTTTTCCATCCCGTATTCTCCTTCTGAAGGCTTAATCTTACTTTTTCAGCGCCGTGTGCCATTAATGTTATATTTTTCTAAAAGGAATGAAATCTCAAGTGTAAAGCTAAATAGTTAATCAGGAAAATAGGAAGGATCGGTAAATTTCAGGTCAAACTTCCAGCGATTCCAACTGATTGTGAACCTTTACTTCAAAGCTTACTTCGCCTGCATAAAATGCCGTGGTGGCAGCAGCTTTTTCAGATGTTTCGGTCAGTAAGGGATGGCGTTCGGTATGCAATAATGCTTCCACGTCGGCAACATATTCCTTAAACATCAGCGGGTTGGTCAACACATAATATTTCCCATCCGTTGCATGCAAAACCGGAACAGGTTTCACTTCTCCGGCTGCATTCAACTTTCCATATTCTACCCTTGCGGCAGCGTATTCCTCGTCTGTCGAAGCAAAAACAAAGTATTTCAAAGGCTTGCTTTTTTCCTTCTGCGCTGTAATCTTTTCATCCAGACTATCCAGCAAACTTCTCAGTTGCCAGGTATTTTTTCCTGAGCGAATCCTTTCCCGGATCGACTGCCTAACCAAATAAGTGAGTGCTTGAGTAACATTCAGCCCAATTTCAGCCATCTGTTTAAAAATGAACGATGTAGGCGACATGCCCGGGATTGTATTAGGGTCATGCAGTAGAATTGTGCCATCCGGAGTCAGGAATCCGTCAATGCGCACGCAAACATTAATGCCTAGTTGCTCAAAAACGGTGGCAATTACTTTTTGAATTTCCTGGTTCTTTTCAAGCGTTGTATCAACAGGAATGCGTTTGCGACTGGCGCCAGGCTTATATTTTGCATTAAAATCAAAAACCTGGACCATTTTTATTACTTCGCTGGGAGGCAAAGCCAGTGGTTTACCATCATCAAATTGAATGCATCCACAAGAGAATTCCTGTCCATTCACAAATTCTTCAATCAAAACCTGGTCTTCACCGTTTGAACTGCTTAATAATGCATGATCATTCCCCTCTGAGAAAAAACTGTCAAGTGTTGCGATCAGTTTGGCGGGATGGTAAATTGTCTCACCCTTCAAAATTACCGGAAAGCCTATTCCTTCGTCAAGATTAGCCACTTTTTGTGCCCAAGCTTGTTTTTCGGAGCCATCCAGCGCATTCCAGGTCGTGCTATCCAGCTCAACCTGAAAAAAGCATTGGTTAACCGCAGATATAAATTCTTCCAAAGAATCATCTTTTACGATTGCAACGCCGATCGAAGATCCCTGATGCGGCGCTTTGATCACCAATGGAAGGCCTAAATGCTTTTTAAGAACCTGGAAAAGAATGGAATATTCCTGCGGGACCCACTGATCATAACGAAGCGTCCAGCTTTTCTTCTGCTGTCCGTTCACCAGCGCGATCATCTCATTTTGCAGGATTTTATCAATGCCTACGGCAGATCCCATTAACCCGGGGCCGCTGTATGGAATTTTATACCATTCCAATAAACCCTGGATTGCACCATCCTCACAATCGGGCCCATGCATGGCCAGAAATGCGAAATCAAAATAATCTTTGAATTGATCGGGAGATAATAGTGCCCCGATTTCGGACGGAATGGGCTGGCTGGCGAGCTCAGGGTAAGATTCAATGTAGGTTGAAAAGCCCGTCTGATGAATGTGTCTAGGCGGGTAAAATTCCCGGATTTCACCCGAATACATGAGTGCTTTTTCAAGCAGGATGAAGCGGCCGAAACTATCAACAAAGACCGGAACTGGCTCAAAAAGTGATTTATCCAGATATTCAAAAGCAGTTTTTCCACCAGCAAATGAAATTTCCCGTTCCCGGGACGGTCCTCCGAAAAATATTCCGATGCGCATATTTAATAATCAGGTAAAATCTTCTAAATCTTACGCGCAATATAACGCACTAATCGGGACGAATCAATTTCTGGCCAAAATGCAGGAGAATTTTAAATAAAAAAGCGGCTTCTCGATCAGAAAAGCCGCTTTTTACAAGTAAATACAGTTATGAAAACGACCAGTTTCAGGCCAATTCAGCTACGTTGACGGCAACCACTTTGCTGACGTGCGGGACAGCTTTGCGGATGGATTCTTCAAGACCGGCGCGGAAAGTCATTGCACTCATCGGGCAGCTTTGGCAAGAACCCTGCAATTCCAATTTAACGACCAGATCATCAGTCAATTCCACAAATTTCACATCTCCTCCGTCTGCATGCAAGTAAGGCCGTACTGAATCCAGCGCTTGCTCAATGAGCTCTATTGTTTTTTCTTTTGAATCCATTATTAAAAAATCTATTTGCTAAGATGCAAGAATATATTCAAAAAATCAAATCATTACCATTTAAGGCTTACACCTGGATTTCGACAGGCTGCGTTTTTTCTTTGGTTGCATTTCTAATGGCCACTTGCTGCGCCAACGACTCGGCCGCATCGCGGAATGCATTATTCACAATCGGGTTCACATCCATTACAGCTGGCCGACCTTCGTCACCAGCTTCCCTGATGCCCTGAACTAGTGGGATTTGACCTAATAGTGGCACATTAAATTTATCAGCAAGCAATTGCCCCCCGCCCTTTCCGAAAATATAGTATTGATGATCAGGCAGTTCTTCCGGCGTAAACCAGGCCATGTTTTCAATCACACCCAGGATCGGCACATTGATTTGCGGCTGCCTGAACATTTGCAAACCTTTGATAGCATCTGCAAGAGCCACTTTCTGAGGCGTTGTAACAATAACAGCGCCCGTAACCGGCACCGTTTGCACCAATGTCAGGTGAATGTCGCTGGTGCCAGGGGGAAGGTCGATCAGAAGATAGTCCAAATCACCCCAGTCCGTATCCGCAAAAAACTGTTTCAATGCCTGACTAGCCATAGGGCCGCGCCAGACTACGGCACTGTCGGGTGGTGTCAGAAAGCCGATGGAGATCATTTTGATTCCATACTGGCGGATTGGATTTATATAGTTTTTACCGTCTTTCGGCGTGATAGTAGGCTGCATATTTTCAGCACCAAACATCACCGGGATCGAGGGGCCGGAAATGTCCGCATCAATAATGCCCACTTTGGCGCCCGAGCGGTGCAGCGCCATCGCTAGATTCGCAGTAACCGTAGATTTGCCGACGCCGCCCTTTCCGGAAGAAATAGCGATCACATTCTTCACGCCCGGAATAATCGGCCCCGACTGACGCGTGGAAGTAACATTGGCAGTGAGCTTGATAACAACCTCAACATCCGGGCTCAAATGCTCATGAATGGCCGCCTCGCAGTTCCTGCGGATCAGCTCTTTCAAAGGGCAGGCAGGCGTGGTCAAAACAACTGTAAACCTCACCTGATTGACCCCAATCTCAATGTCCTGAATCATACCCAGTGACACCAGGTCTTTTTTCAAGTCCGGCTCTTCGACAGTGCTGAGCGCCTGTAAAACTTTTTCCTTATTAATTGTAAATTCTCCCATTATACTGGTTAAGACCTCGTGAACTGATTGTTGGACGAAGCCCTGGAACTTTAAAATTGCTATTCTTTTACTCTGGTATAATGCAACACGAATTCACCTTAATGAGTTTATCCCGCATCTGAAAATTCACGGATTTTGTCTTCAACTTCCGCAATTTCTTTGGCGACGTCAATTTTTGAGGAAAGCGTGACTAATTTGGCCAGCACATTTTTAAGCAATTTCTGATAACTTTCTGTAACACCATGCAAAGGCCTGTGCAGCATCATTTGCCGGATAGCGTCCCATTCTTTCATGAGATTGAACGCGTCAGCATCAAAGTAAGTTTTGGAAAATACATTGAAAATGTAGTCCTCGGCAACCCTGTTCGGATGGATCAGATCTTCTTCATAAAACCGGTAATCCCGCAGCTCATCCACCATGATTTCGTAGGAAGGAAAATATTCAACCTGCCTATATTTTTCCGATAAGCGGTGACAAACCAGCCGCAATGTGGACTTGCTAACCTGGTTTAGAGGCAGTGTGTCTCGCGTATGCCTAACGGGGCTTACGGTTAATATAATCCTGAGATTTCTGCGGAACACTTGTAGTTTCTGAATCAACTGGTCATACGCGATCATGATCTGATCCGGATGCAGCAATTCTTTCACAAATTGATCGGCCGGAACCTTATGGCAATTTCCCACGATTTGATTTGTTGGCTTATGCCTGTAAGCAAATGCGGTCCCGAATGTAATGACCAAAACATCTGCCTCTTGCAGAAACGCTTTCGCAGTCGACGACTTCTCCACCAACACTGCTTGCAAATGTGCCTGATCATGACCATATAATGACGAATGGAAATCGTGATGAAGCCATATTTTGTCGGAATTCTCAAAAAACAACGCTTGATTCGGCTGCTTACTTTCCAGCGTCGCATCCAGAATCTTCGCAATAGCAAGCGGATTAAAGGCAGTCCCAAAATTATTGTTGAGAACCGGAAATTTATACGCAGCAAGCTGACTACCAAGCACATCTGCAAAACACGATCCAATCGTTGCAATCCTGGAATGACGGCTGATTTTCCAATCCGACGAAGCAATTCCGACCTCCGTACTGAGCTTAATTTCCCTCATTCATTTGTTAGATATCTCTGCTGCAAAATTACGAGTATTTGGTCAGTTTCTAGCTAGTGTCGTGTTTTCAAAAATTGGCAAAAAGGATTATGTTTGGAAATCAATTCACACGCTATAATTACCATGGACATAAAGCCTTACCCCTTTTCGGTATTTAGTGCTAATTTTCGATACGAATTTGTTAGTATCAGCTCAACCAAAATAGTACAGAAAGTTGTTCTCTTTGTCGGAACCGGAGCTTCGGGCACCTTTAATCTAGCTCTTTTGGATGTTTTGCAGGATGGAAGTCTGTGCGATCTTGTCGAAACGAGAAATGGAGATTTCAAAAAAGTCTTAGCCACAGTTTTCCAAATTATTCATCATTTCTTCAAGAGAAACCCAGATTGCGTCGTTATGTTTCTTGGAAGTGACGAACGAAGGCACAGGATGTATCGAATTGTTATTAATAGAGAAATGCATGAAATCTCCAAGTTCTTCATTATATCAGGGGTGATCGGCGACTTTTCAGAATATTTCCAACCAAATACAGATTATGACTACTATTTAATCGAAAAGCTATGAAAACAGAATTTAAATTGGTTGTTCTCAATGATGTAACCAACCATCCTATTGTTCAAAAAAAACTCGCCCGGGCAAATGAATTGCTTAGCAAAACTGATCTATCTCCAATTTACGAAAGGAGAAAACAAAGGGAAGAAGCTAAGAAAAGCTCAGGAATATGAGCTTAGTCCTTACAGCATTTGTTGCTAACATGATTCTTGGTTGCTTTCAACCGGGCGACACAATATCGGACAAGACAGCCAAATACGAGTTCGCCGCCACACCGTCCTGGCAGGATGAATTCGACTATTCCGGCAAGCCCAATCCCCAAAAATGGAATTACGACCTGGGTGACCATGGCTGGGGGAATAATGAGTTACAGAATTATACGGATAAGATCGAAAATGCCAAAGTTGAGGATGGACACCTGATCATTGAGGCCATCAAGGGGAAGTCGGGGAAAGCTAATTATAGCTCTGCGCGACTTGTATCCAAGGGTAAGGGAGATTTCCTTTACGGCAAATTCGAAATCCGGGCGAAGCTTCCGAAGGGTCGCGGCACCTGGCCGGCGATCTGGATGCTGGCGAGTGAAAATAATTACGGAAACAAAGGCTGGCCCGATAACGGCGAAATTGATATCATGGAACACGTGGGGTTTGACCAGAACAAAATCCACGGGAACATTCATACCAAAGCATTTAACCATTCAATCGGCACAAATAAGGGCAATAATGTAATAATCGAGACCGTCTCCGACGAATTTCATACATACTCATGTGAATGGACGCCGGAATCCGTTAAAATCCTGCTCGATGGGAAAGACTATTTTACTTTTAGCAAAGAAGCCGGTTACGACTGGGCACAATGGCCTTTTGACAAACCTTTTCATTTAATTTTAAACATTGCTGTTGGAGGCAACTGGGGTGGACAGAAAGGCGTGGATGACAGCATTTTCCCTCGAAAAATGGAGATCGATTACGTGCGTGTTTACCCGCTTGTTGAGAAAAAGTAGCTTTGAAATTCGAGCGCATGGAAGTATCTTGCGCTATGGATAATTTCGTTGTCTCGGCCAGGAAGTATCGTCCCGTCACTTTCGACTCGGTGGTTGGCCAGTCACACATCACTACAACTTTAAAAAACGCAATCCGCACCAATCACCTGGCGCAGGCCTTTCTTTTCTGTGGGCCAAGAGGGGTTGGAAAAACGACTTGCGCACGGATTTTGGCCAAAACCATTAACTGCCAGAACCTCGGCGACGATGTGGAAGCCTGCGGGGAATGCGAATCTTGTGTAAGCTTTCAAAATAACGCATCATTCAACATCCATGAGCTGGATGCTGCTTCTAATAACTCCGTTGAAGATATCCGTAACCTTATTGACCAGGTTCGTTACCCGCCTCAAACCGGGAAATACAAGATCTATATCATCGATGAGGTTCACATGCTCTCCCAGGCGGCTTTCAACGCGTTTTTGAAAACCTTAGAAGAACCGCCTGGTTACGCCATTTTTATCCTCGCTACAACAGAAAAGCATAAGATCCTGCCGACGATTCTTTCGCGTTGCCAGATTTTCGATTTTAATCGCATTCAGCCGAAAGATATTGCTTATCACCTGGCCGATATTGCTCAGAAGGAGGGAATTGAAACAGAAAAAGAAGCATTGGAATTAATTGGTCAAAAGGCGGATGGCGGTCTCCGTGACGCGCTTTCTATGTTTGACCTTAATGTTACTTTTTCTACGGACAACAGGCTTACGTACGAGGCTGTACTGGAAAATCTGCACATTCTCGATTACGATTATTATTTCAAAATCACAGATGCACTAACGTCTGGCAGCATTGCACGCTCGCTTGTTTTGTTTGATGAAATTTTAAGAAAGGGCTTTGACGGTCATTTGTTTGTTGTCGGCCTGTTGGAGCATTTTCGCAATCTTTTGGTTTGCAAGGACCCACAAACCGTAACGCTTTTA
It includes:
- a CDS encoding D-alanine--D-alanine ligase family protein yields the protein MRIGIFFGGPSREREISFAGGKTAFEYLDKSLFEPVPVFVDSFGRFILLEKALMYSGEIREFYPPRHIHQTGFSTYIESYPELASQPIPSEIGALLSPDQFKDYFDFAFLAMHGPDCEDGAIQGLLEWYKIPYSGPGLMGSAVGIDKILQNEMIALVNGQQKKSWTLRYDQWVPQEYSILFQVLKKHLGLPLVIKAPHQGSSIGVAIVKDDSLEEFISAVNQCFFQVELDSTTWNALDGSEKQAWAQKVANLDEGIGFPVILKGETIYHPAKLIATLDSFFSEGNDHALLSSSNGEDQVLIEEFVNGQEFSCGCIQFDDGKPLALPPSEVIKMVQVFDFNAKYKPGASRKRIPVDTTLEKNQEIQKVIATVFEQLGINVCVRIDGFLTPDGTILLHDPNTIPGMSPTSFIFKQMAEIGLNVTQALTYLVRQSIRERIRSGKNTWQLRSLLDSLDEKITAQKEKSKPLKYFVFASTDEEYAAARVEYGKLNAAGEVKPVPVLHATDGKYYVLTNPLMFKEYVADVEALLHTERHPLLTETSEKAAATTAFYAGEVSFEVKVHNQLESLEV
- a CDS encoding DUF6934 family protein; protein product: MEINSHAIITMDIKPYPFSVFSANFRYEFVSISSTKIVQKVVLFVGTGASGTFNLALLDVLQDGSLCDLVETRNGDFKKVLATVFQIIHHFFKRNPDCVVMFLGSDERRHRMYRIVINREMHEISKFFIISGVIGDFSEYFQPNTDYDYYLIEKL
- a CDS encoding phospho-sugar mutase, which encodes MTAKLEPSVMTKVSSWLNGDYDIDTKQSIQQLIDEGNDTELTDAFYKDLEFGTGGLRGLIGIGSNRMNRYTVGTATQGLANYLNQAFPGEEIKVAIAYDSRIKSDEFAKIIADIFSANGITVYLFEALRPTPELSFAIRLLGCKSGVVVTASHNPKEYNGYKAYWDDGSQVVAPHDVNIINEVNAIASIDEVKFDGDASKIIKIGADVDEKYMDHILSLSISKGALERQKGLKIVYTPLHGTGVTLVPALLAKMGFEAVTVIEEQAEPKGNGQFPTVVYPNPEESEAMSKAVEKAKEIDADLVLGTDPDADRVGIAVKNHHGEIQLLNGNQTASVLIYYLLNAWKDAGKLTGTQFVCKTIVTTDLIDKMAAAYDVKCYNTLTGFKYIAQVIREKEGIEQFIGGGEESYGYLIGDAVRDKDAIASCAMIAELTAYAKDKGLSLFDMLMEIYKQFGFYYEGLISLTKKGKTGADEIQQMMADFRANPPKTLAGSPVIRMDDYKALSTVDFTSGTTHAIPSGEMGIEPSNVLQFFTEDGTKFTCRPSGTEPKIKFYVGVRAALEKNEDFDSVYASLKEKVSGIGEELGLK
- a CDS encoding glycoside hydrolase family 16 protein → MSLVLTAFVANMILGCFQPGDTISDKTAKYEFAATPSWQDEFDYSGKPNPQKWNYDLGDHGWGNNELQNYTDKIENAKVEDGHLIIEAIKGKSGKANYSSARLVSKGKGDFLYGKFEIRAKLPKGRGTWPAIWMLASENNYGNKGWPDNGEIDIMEHVGFDQNKIHGNIHTKAFNHSIGTNKGNNVIIETVSDEFHTYSCEWTPESVKILLDGKDYFTFSKEAGYDWAQWPFDKPFHLILNIAVGGNWGGQKGVDDSIFPRKMEIDYVRVYPLVEKK
- a CDS encoding NifU family protein, whose amino-acid sequence is MDSKEKTIELIEQALDSVRPYLHADGGDVKFVELTDDLVVKLELQGSCQSCPMSAMTFRAGLEESIRKAVPHVSKVVAVNVAELA
- a CDS encoding DNA polymerase III subunit gamma/tau — protein: MDNFVVSARKYRPVTFDSVVGQSHITTTLKNAIRTNHLAQAFLFCGPRGVGKTTCARILAKTINCQNLGDDVEACGECESCVSFQNNASFNIHELDAASNNSVEDIRNLIDQVRYPPQTGKYKIYIIDEVHMLSQAAFNAFLKTLEEPPGYAIFILATTEKHKILPTILSRCQIFDFNRIQPKDIAYHLADIAQKEGIETEKEALELIGQKADGGLRDALSMFDLNVTFSTDNRLTYEAVLENLHILDYDYYFKITDALTSGSIARSLVLFDEILRKGFDGHLFVVGLLEHFRNLLVCKDPQTVTLLQVSESAERKYQQQSALADMSFLLSALSIASQCDINYKSAKNQRLHVELCLMKLANLPHVLQLSSLAAVDETAKKKVEPELNPAPATPIEPQTNGIPTNGIATNGNYTDVPARTVQPVQAPSRLKNTVALAPTAPAADLAVKEVPKQQSENVAATAPNNARKDALTFETLQTHWYEFAEKRRIAGNSTTEEISLNKEFQLEGTTIEIALDNTHQLEAMANVRYELLTYLKGRIDASKLEINPRVDPQKVNRLPYTPAEKFNYMAEKNPYLLELKQALGLDVDF
- a CDS encoding GSCFA domain-containing protein yields the protein MREIKLSTEVGIASSDWKISRHSRIATIGSCFADVLGSQLAAYKFPVLNNNFGTAFNPLAIAKILDATLESKQPNQALFFENSDKIWLHHDFHSSLYGHDQAHLQAVLVEKSSTAKAFLQEADVLVITFGTAFAYRHKPTNQIVGNCHKVPADQFVKELLHPDQIMIAYDQLIQKLQVFRRNLRIILTVSPVRHTRDTLPLNQVSKSTLRLVCHRLSEKYRQVEYFPSYEIMVDELRDYRFYEEDLIHPNRVAEDYIFNVFSKTYFDADAFNLMKEWDAIRQMMLHRPLHGVTESYQKLLKNVLAKLVTLSSKIDVAKEIAEVEDKIREFSDAG
- a CDS encoding MGH1-like glycoside hydrolase domain-containing protein, which gives rise to MAHGAEKVRLSLQKENTGWKKWGPYLSERQWGTVREDYSGNGDAWNYITHEMALSKAYRWGEDGIGGFSDNKQHICFSFGFWNHNDKILKERIFGLTNRESNHGEDVKEMYYYLDSTPTHSYTKMLYKYPQNPFPYEKLRQENGRRGKEDPEYEIMDTGVFENDEYFDIFIEHAKADEEDIMMKVTVFNRGAKDAPITVLPTIMFRNTWSWGYEAFNYKPIMNGISNRLIEVTHRKHGKYNLYLDGADELLFCENETNFKKLYGTANNTAYPKDGINDYIVSNKKTTTVNPNSIGTKASARFTRTIKAGESTTFRLRFVNHSISEPFGGFEDLFAKRIREADEFYDDLQRDVADADLRSIQRQAYAGMLWSKQFYYYNVYEWLKGDPAQPGPNQGRKWGRNSGWKHLYAANIISMPDKWEYPWFAAWDLAFHCVPLARVDADFAKRQLEILLREYYMHPNGQIPAYEWNFSDVNPPVHGWATWKVYEIDREQNNGVGDIEFLEKIFHKLLLNFTWWVNQKDDTGNNIFSGGFLGLDNIGVFDRSTPMPFGGKLQQADATGWMAMYTLNMLRISVEIALVHPVYQDMASKFFEHFLHIAGAMESIGGKNSSISLWDEEDQFYYDVIHIPNGQSILLKVRSIVGLIPLFAVEILDPQNLDKMPVFKRRVEWVLANRPDLARLISRWFESGKGENRLLSILRGHRMKMIMKRMLDENEFLSDYGVRALSKYHEENPYKFYINGEVLQVDYTPAEALTDIMGGNSNWRGPIWFPLNYLIFDSLMKFHAYYGEDFMVEYPTNSGNLATIKEAAVAIACRLIDIFKKDADGNRAVYGIDQKMQKDPNFNEHILFYEYFHGDNGRGCGASHQTGWTGLVAELIHKTAKETAKQPEKEELEISK
- a CDS encoding Mrp/NBP35 family ATP-binding protein, whose amino-acid sequence is MGEFTINKEKVLQALSTVEEPDLKKDLVSLGMIQDIEIGVNQVRFTVVLTTPACPLKELIRRNCEAAIHEHLSPDVEVVIKLTANVTSTRQSGPIIPGVKNVIAISSGKGGVGKSTVTANLAMALHRSGAKVGIIDADISGPSIPVMFGAENMQPTITPKDGKNYINPIRQYGIKMISIGFLTPPDSAVVWRGPMASQALKQFFADTDWGDLDYLLIDLPPGTSDIHLTLVQTVPVTGAVIVTTPQKVALADAIKGLQMFRQPQINVPILGVIENMAWFTPEELPDHQYYIFGKGGGQLLADKFNVPLLGQIPLVQGIREAGDEGRPAVMDVNPIVNNAFRDAAESLAQQVAIRNATKEKTQPVEIQV